The following proteins come from a genomic window of Limnohabitans sp. 103DPR2:
- the tkt gene encoding transketolase yields MAITQPAAQQMANAIRALAMDAVQQANSGHPGAPMGMADMAVALWGEHLQHNPKNPHWPNRDRFVLSNGHGSMILYALLHLTGYPLPMTELKNFRQLHSKTAGHPEVGITPGVETTTGPLGQGITNAVGMALAEKLLASEFNQPGHAIVDHHTYVFMGDGCLMEGISHEACALAGAWKLNKLIALYDDNGISIDGQVAPWFIDNTPQRFAAYGWNVIDAVDGHDAAAVAKAIADAKNSADKPTLIVCKTSIGKGSPNRANTSKAHGEPLGAEEIKLTREALGWAHEPFVIPKDVYANWDAKQSGAAREADWNKAFAAYKAAHPALAKEFVRRMKGELPKNFAQTAVDAVIAAHTKAETVASRKASQLALEAFTAALPEMLGGSADLTGSNLTNTSSTPALRMNLAGDVVKNDKGLIGRHINYGVREFGMAAIMNGVALHGGYIPYGGTFLTFSDYSRNAIRMAALMKQRVIHVFTHDSIGLGEDGPTHQSIEHAASLRLIPGLDVWRPADTAETTVAWAVALENKDRPTALLLSRQNLPYAPKTDLGEISRGAYVLAEPSRVGIAKAKAVIIATGSEVQLALKAQELLAEKKIGVRVVSMPSTTTFDRQTSSYKSEVLPAGLPRVAVEMGSTDGWWKYGVAAVVGIDTYGESAPAPVLFKHFGFTAENVAETVQVALQKK; encoded by the coding sequence ATGGCAATCACCCAACCCGCAGCTCAACAAATGGCCAATGCCATCCGTGCCCTGGCCATGGACGCTGTTCAACAAGCCAATTCGGGTCACCCCGGCGCGCCCATGGGCATGGCCGACATGGCGGTGGCTTTGTGGGGCGAGCACCTGCAACACAACCCCAAAAACCCCCACTGGCCCAACCGCGATCGCTTCGTGTTGTCCAACGGCCATGGCTCCATGATCCTGTATGCATTGCTGCACCTCACAGGCTATCCTTTGCCCATGACGGAATTGAAAAACTTCCGCCAGTTGCACAGCAAAACCGCCGGTCACCCCGAAGTGGGCATCACCCCTGGCGTTGAAACCACCACCGGTCCTTTGGGTCAAGGCATCACCAATGCCGTCGGCATGGCTTTGGCCGAAAAATTGTTGGCCTCCGAATTCAACCAGCCTGGACACGCCATCGTCGACCACCACACCTATGTGTTCATGGGCGATGGTTGCTTGATGGAAGGCATCAGCCACGAAGCTTGCGCTTTGGCGGGCGCTTGGAAACTCAACAAACTGATTGCGCTGTACGACGACAACGGCATCTCGATTGACGGTCAAGTGGCCCCTTGGTTCATTGACAACACACCGCAACGTTTTGCCGCCTACGGCTGGAACGTGATTGATGCAGTGGACGGCCATGACGCTGCTGCTGTGGCCAAAGCCATTGCCGATGCCAAAAACAGCGCCGACAAGCCCACACTGATCGTTTGCAAAACATCGATCGGCAAAGGCAGCCCCAACCGTGCCAACACCTCCAAGGCGCACGGCGAACCTTTGGGCGCCGAAGAAATCAAACTCACACGCGAAGCTTTGGGCTGGGCACACGAGCCCTTCGTCATCCCCAAAGATGTGTACGCCAACTGGGATGCCAAGCAAAGTGGCGCCGCGCGCGAAGCTGATTGGAACAAAGCGTTTGCTGCTTACAAAGCTGCACACCCCGCATTGGCCAAAGAATTTGTGCGCCGCATGAAAGGCGAGTTGCCCAAGAACTTTGCGCAAACTGCGGTTGATGCGGTCATTGCTGCGCACACCAAAGCCGAAACCGTGGCCAGCCGTAAGGCCAGCCAATTGGCTTTGGAAGCTTTCACGGCTGCCTTGCCAGAAATGTTGGGCGGCTCTGCTGACCTGACGGGCTCCAACCTCACCAACACGTCTTCCACACCCGCCCTGCGCATGAACTTGGCAGGTGATGTGGTGAAGAACGACAAAGGCCTGATTGGCCGCCACATCAACTATGGCGTGCGCGAATTTGGCATGGCCGCCATCATGAACGGCGTGGCTTTGCACGGCGGCTACATCCCTTACGGCGGCACTTTCCTCACGTTCAGCGATTACTCACGCAACGCCATTCGCATGGCTGCCCTCATGAAGCAACGCGTAATCCATGTATTCACGCACGACTCCATTGGCTTGGGAGAAGATGGCCCCACACACCAGTCGATTGAACACGCTGCCAGTTTGCGTTTGATTCCAGGTCTTGATGTGTGGCGTCCTGCCGATACAGCCGAGACCACTGTGGCTTGGGCCGTGGCTTTGGAAAACAAAGACCGTCCTACCGCGCTGTTGTTGTCACGTCAAAACTTGCCTTATGCACCCAAGACGGATTTGGGCGAGATCAGCCGCGGCGCTTATGTGTTGGCCGAGCCTTCACGCGTGGGCATTGCCAAAGCCAAGGCCGTGATCATTGCCACAGGCTCTGAAGTGCAATTGGCTTTGAAAGCCCAAGAGTTGTTGGCCGAGAAGAAAATTGGTGTGCGCGTGGTCTCCATGCCCAGCACCACCACCTTTGATCGTCAAACCAGCAGCTACAAATCTGAAGTCTTGCCAGCCGGCTTGCCACGCGTGGCGGTTGAGATGGGCAGCACCGATGGCTGGTGGAAGTATGGTGTGGCAGCCGTGGTCGGTATCGACACTTATGGCGAGTCTGCACCGGCACCTGTGCTGTTTAAACACTTCGGCTTCACGGCAGAGAACGTGGCCGAGACCGTGCAAGTGGCTTTGCAGAAAAAATAA
- a CDS encoding aminopeptidase P N-terminal domain-containing protein, which yields MSFDSKLYAKRRAQLAAHMAAQAPNSIAIIPTAPERQRNRDSDFLFRHDSYFYYLTGFTEPHAWLVITSDGHSSLFCQPKDLEREIWDGVRLGPEAAPARLGVNEATSISALDAKLPSLLENKSVVWYPFATHKDLSARIETGLNAVRSRVRYGALCPEQQRDVCGILDEMRLIKDAHELDIMRRASQISAGAHIRAMKRSAAMLRAGQDVREYHLDAELLHEFRQHGSQYPAYGSIVAGGANACVLHYRADAAPILNGDLVLIDAGCELDGYASDITRTFPANGKFSPAQRELYDLVLASQEAAIAATHEGARFVDPHEATVKVLAQGMLDVGLLDANKVGNAQDVIANRSYFQFYMHRTGHWLGMDVHDCGSYVEPSEVGTFSERKDPLSGELIKDRPSRILRHGMVLTIEPGIYVRPAPGVPERFHNIGIRIEDDAVVTAKGCELITRGVPVKADEIEALMRA from the coding sequence ATGAGCTTTGATTCCAAACTGTACGCCAAACGTCGCGCCCAACTGGCCGCTCACATGGCCGCGCAAGCGCCCAACAGCATCGCCATCATCCCCACAGCGCCAGAGCGTCAACGCAATCGGGACAGTGATTTCTTGTTCCGTCATGACAGCTATTTTTATTATCTGACTGGTTTCACAGAGCCCCATGCTTGGTTGGTGATCACCTCGGACGGCCACTCAAGCTTGTTTTGCCAACCCAAAGATTTAGAGCGAGAAATTTGGGATGGTGTGCGCTTGGGCCCAGAGGCAGCGCCCGCGCGCCTCGGTGTGAACGAGGCCACGTCCATTTCAGCCTTGGATGCCAAGTTGCCTAGCTTGCTTGAAAACAAGTCGGTGGTCTGGTACCCCTTTGCCACGCACAAAGACTTGTCGGCACGCATCGAAACAGGTCTGAATGCGGTGCGATCACGTGTGCGTTACGGCGCTTTGTGCCCAGAGCAACAGCGCGATGTGTGCGGCATATTGGACGAAATGCGTTTGATCAAAGATGCACACGAGTTGGACATCATGCGCCGCGCATCGCAAATCAGTGCGGGCGCTCACATTCGCGCTATGAAACGTTCCGCGGCCATGTTGCGCGCAGGACAAGACGTGCGCGAATACCATTTGGATGCGGAGTTGTTGCACGAATTCCGTCAGCATGGCTCGCAATACCCCGCCTATGGCTCCATCGTGGCCGGTGGCGCCAATGCGTGCGTGTTGCACTACCGCGCCGATGCCGCGCCCATTTTGAATGGCGATTTGGTACTGATCGATGCGGGTTGTGAACTCGACGGTTATGCCAGTGATATCACACGAACATTTCCAGCCAACGGCAAGTTCAGTCCTGCGCAGCGCGAGTTGTACGACTTGGTCTTGGCATCACAAGAGGCCGCCATTGCAGCCACCCACGAAGGTGCGCGGTTTGTCGATCCGCACGAGGCTACAGTGAAGGTGCTGGCCCAGGGCATGTTGGATGTCGGCTTGCTGGATGCCAACAAAGTGGGCAATGCACAAGATGTGATTGCCAATCGCAGCTATTTCCAGTTTTACATGCACCGAACGGGCCATTGGCTGGGCATGGACGTGCACGATTGCGGCAGCTATGTCGAGCCTTCAGAAGTGGGCACTTTCAGTGAACGCAAAGATCCTTTGAGCGGCGAGCTGATCAAAGACCGCCCTAGCCGCATCTTGCGACATGGCATGGTGCTCACCATCGAGCCGGGTATTTATGTGCGCCCGGCACCCGGCGTGCCAGAGCGCTTCCACAACATTGGCATTCGCATTGAAGACGATGCGGTCGTCACGGCAAAAGGCTGTGAATTGATCACGCGCGGTGTGCCGGTGAAAGCCGATGAGATTGAAGCGCTGATGCGTGCTTAA
- a CDS encoding nucleotidyltransferase family protein, which yields MILAAGRGERMRPLTDQTPKPLLTVHDKPLMQWHMEAMAKAGFHDQLINTAWLGAQIESRYGLNPNLPEVGHIRLRYSHEGQAFGYALETAGGIVRALPSLAAIFWVVAGDIYAPEFNFSMEQWQAFERSTNLAHLWLVPNPAHNPGGDFGLSEDGQALNLPKPNQLFTFSTFALYKKEFFDPLWTGMPQGNPQGKAAPLAPLLRAAMDRGQVGASLYTGPWTDVGTPERLRELNSKP from the coding sequence ATGATCTTGGCTGCTGGCCGGGGTGAGCGCATGCGCCCCCTCACCGACCAAACCCCTAAACCCCTTTTAACCGTGCATGACAAGCCTTTGATGCAGTGGCACATGGAGGCCATGGCCAAAGCGGGGTTTCATGATCAATTGATCAATACGGCCTGGCTAGGGGCGCAAATTGAGTCCAGGTATGGTCTGAACCCCAATTTGCCTGAAGTGGGGCACATTCGGCTGCGTTACTCGCATGAAGGACAGGCCTTTGGTTATGCGCTGGAAACAGCCGGCGGCATTGTCAGGGCCTTGCCTTCTTTGGCCGCAATTTTTTGGGTCGTTGCTGGCGACATTTACGCACCGGAATTTAATTTTTCGATGGAGCAATGGCAAGCTTTTGAACGAAGCACCAACTTGGCCCACCTTTGGTTGGTGCCCAATCCTGCCCACAACCCTGGCGGCGACTTTGGCTTGTCAGAGGATGGCCAAGCTTTGAATTTGCCCAAACCCAATCAGCTGTTCACTTTTAGCACGTTTGCCCTGTACAAGAAAGAATTCTTTGACCCGCTCTGGACGGGCATGCCGCAGGGCAATCCACAAGGCAAAGCAGCGCCCTTGGCGCCTCTGTTGCGGGCCGCCATGGACCGTGGCCAAGTCGGTGCCAGTCTTTATACGGGGCCATGGACCGATGTCGGTACCCCTGAGCGCCTGAGGGAATTGAATTCAAAGCCCTGA
- a CDS encoding DNA topoisomerase III, with translation MKTLVIAEKPSVAQDIVRALTPIAGKFEKHEDHFESETYVVTSAVGHLVEIQAPEKFDVKRGKWSFAHLPVIPPYFDLKPVDKTKTRLNAVVKQAKRKDVGALVNACDAGREGELIFRLIEQYAGTQKAGQTIPLGKPVQRLWLQSMTPQAIRDGFDKLRSNQQMQGLADAARSRSEADWLVGINGTRAMTAFNSRDGGFFLTTVGRVQTPTLAVVVEREEQIRKFISRDYWEVHAQFDAVAGTYPGKWFNTAWKKDAEDAEKKADRVWSAAEADAIVQAVKGAKATVTEEAKPTTQASPLLFDLTSLQREANGKFGFSAKTTLSLAQSLYERHKALTYPRTDSRALPEDYLPVAKDTFNMLADSGMKHLAPHALTALNNGYIKPSKRIFDNAKVSDHFAIIPTLQAPSGLSDAEQKLYDLVVRRFMAVFFPSAEYMVTTRISTAAGHSFKTEGKVLVKPGWLAIYGKEAANEVDDAKEGDKGQNLVAVAPGEQVGVGSIETKPLKTRPPARYSEATLLGAMEGAGKMVDDDELREAMQEKGLGTPATRAAIIEGLINEKYILRDGREMIPTAKAFQLMTLLRGLGVEELSKPELTGEWEYKLSQMEQGKLSREDFMQQIADMTEHIVKKAKEYDRDTIPGDYATLSTPCPNCGGIVKENYRRYACVGKDAAADDTAAAGCGFSFGKTPAGRTFEQAEVEQFLRDKKIGPLEGFRSKAGWPFTSEIALKYNEEEKNWKLEFDFGNDKNAEETGEIVDFTGSESLGACPKCGGAVHEHGSNYVCEKAVPTEGQPTPTCNFKSGKIVLQQVVERDQIAKLLSTGKTDLLEKFVSNRTRRAFKAFLSWNAEEDKVVFEFEPRTSKFPPRKTPAKYAAGAKTAAGKTTGKAAAKTKVPAKKAAAKKTAAAKTPRKAAVGNLTPSADLAAVIGTDKVARTEVVKKLWDYIKAQGLQDPTNKRAINADAKLKPVFGKDQITMFELAGLIGKHLS, from the coding sequence ATGAAAACATTGGTTATTGCAGAGAAGCCTTCAGTGGCTCAAGACATCGTGCGTGCTTTGACGCCGATCGCCGGAAAATTTGAGAAACACGAGGACCACTTTGAGAGTGAAACCTATGTGGTGACCAGCGCGGTGGGCCACTTGGTCGAAATTCAGGCGCCCGAGAAATTTGACGTGAAACGCGGCAAATGGAGCTTTGCCCATTTGCCCGTCATTCCGCCCTACTTCGATTTGAAACCGGTGGACAAAACCAAAACCCGCCTTAATGCGGTGGTCAAACAAGCTAAGCGCAAAGATGTGGGCGCATTGGTCAACGCCTGTGACGCGGGCCGCGAAGGTGAGTTGATCTTCCGCCTCATTGAACAATATGCGGGCACGCAAAAAGCAGGGCAGACCATTCCTTTGGGCAAGCCCGTGCAGCGCCTCTGGCTGCAGAGCATGACGCCCCAGGCCATTCGCGATGGTTTTGACAAGTTGCGCTCGAATCAGCAAATGCAAGGCTTGGCCGATGCCGCGCGCAGCCGCTCTGAAGCAGATTGGCTGGTGGGCATCAACGGCACCCGTGCCATGACGGCCTTCAATTCACGCGATGGTGGTTTCTTCTTAACCACCGTGGGCCGTGTGCAAACGCCGACGCTGGCCGTGGTGGTGGAGCGCGAAGAACAAATTCGCAAATTCATCAGCCGTGACTATTGGGAAGTGCACGCGCAGTTTGATGCGGTGGCAGGCACCTATCCAGGCAAGTGGTTCAACACGGCTTGGAAAAAAGACGCAGAAGACGCTGAGAAAAAAGCCGACCGCGTGTGGAGCGCGGCCGAGGCCGATGCCATTGTGCAAGCCGTTAAAGGTGCCAAAGCCACGGTCACAGAGGAAGCCAAGCCCACCACACAAGCCAGCCCGCTGCTGTTCGACTTAACCTCTTTGCAGCGCGAAGCCAACGGCAAATTTGGCTTCTCTGCCAAAACCACTTTGTCGCTGGCGCAGTCTTTGTATGAGCGCCACAAAGCCCTCACTTACCCCCGTACCGATTCCCGCGCACTGCCTGAAGATTACTTGCCCGTGGCCAAGGACACCTTCAACATGTTGGCCGACAGCGGCATGAAGCATTTGGCGCCCCATGCCCTCACCGCGCTGAACAACGGCTATATCAAGCCTTCTAAGCGAATTTTTGACAACGCCAAGGTCAGCGATCACTTTGCGATCATTCCCACCTTGCAGGCCCCTTCTGGCTTGTCTGACGCGGAACAAAAGCTGTACGACTTGGTGGTACGTCGTTTTATGGCGGTGTTTTTCCCTAGCGCCGAGTACATGGTGACCACCCGCATCAGCACCGCCGCAGGTCACAGCTTTAAAACCGAAGGCAAAGTCTTGGTCAAACCAGGCTGGTTGGCCATTTACGGCAAAGAAGCGGCCAATGAAGTGGATGACGCCAAAGAAGGCGACAAAGGCCAAAACTTGGTGGCTGTAGCGCCAGGTGAGCAAGTGGGAGTGGGTTCGATTGAAACCAAGCCCCTCAAAACACGTCCACCCGCTCGCTATTCAGAGGCCACCTTGCTGGGCGCCATGGAAGGCGCCGGCAAGATGGTGGACGACGACGAATTGCGTGAAGCCATGCAGGAAAAAGGCTTGGGCACGCCTGCTACGCGTGCGGCCATCATTGAAGGCTTGATCAATGAGAAATACATTTTGCGCGACGGCCGCGAAATGATTCCCACCGCCAAAGCTTTCCAGCTGATGACCTTGTTGCGTGGCTTGGGCGTGGAAGAATTGTCCAAGCCCGAACTCACTGGCGAATGGGAATACAAGCTCTCCCAGATGGAGCAAGGCAAGCTGAGTCGCGAAGACTTCATGCAACAAATTGCCGACATGACCGAGCACATCGTTAAGAAGGCCAAAGAGTACGATCGCGACACCATCCCCGGCGACTACGCCACCTTGAGCACACCCTGCCCTAACTGTGGTGGCATCGTGAAAGAGAACTATCGACGTTATGCGTGCGTTGGCAAAGATGCAGCGGCCGATGACACGGCCGCTGCGGGTTGCGGTTTTTCGTTTGGCAAAACACCTGCGGGACGCACCTTTGAGCAAGCCGAGGTGGAGCAATTCCTGCGTGACAAGAAGATTGGCCCTCTGGAAGGTTTCCGCTCCAAAGCGGGTTGGCCATTCACTTCTGAAATTGCATTGAAGTACAACGAAGAAGAAAAAAATTGGAAGTTGGAGTTTGACTTTGGTAATGACAAAAACGCCGAAGAGACGGGCGAGATTGTTGATTTCACGGGCAGCGAGTCTTTGGGCGCGTGTCCGAAGTGCGGCGGTGCTGTGCATGAACATGGCAGCAATTACGTGTGTGAAAAAGCAGTGCCCACCGAAGGACAACCCACACCCACTTGCAATTTCAAGAGCGGCAAAATTGTGTTGCAGCAAGTGGTGGAGCGTGATCAAATTGCCAAGCTGCTCAGCACAGGTAAAACAGACTTGTTAGAAAAGTTTGTGAGCAATCGCACACGCCGCGCATTCAAAGCTTTCTTGTCTTGGAATGCGGAAGAAGACAAAGTGGTGTTTGAATTTGAACCCCGCACCAGCAAGTTCCCGCCGCGCAAGACACCTGCGAAGTATGCAGCTGGCGCCAAAACTGCTGCTGGAAAAACCACGGGCAAAGCCGCCGCGAAAACCAAAGTGCCTGCCAAAAAAGCAGCTGCTAAGAAAACGGCTGCTGCTAAAACACCGCGCAAAGCTGCAGTGGGCAACCTCACGCCCAGCGCCGATTTGGCCGCGGTGATTGGCACCGACAAAGTGGCACGCACAGAAGTGGTGAAGAAGTTGTGGGACTACATCAAGGCGCAAGGCCTGCAAGACCCTACCAACAAACGCGCCATCAATGCCGATGCCAAACTCAAACCTGTGTTTGGCAAAGATCAAATCACGATGTTCGAGTTGGCCGGTTTGATTGGCAAACACCTGTCTTAA
- a CDS encoding NADP-dependent malic enzyme, with amino-acid sequence MPLPNAEERRAQLRRAALEYHEFPTPGKISIAPTKQLVNQHDLALAYSPGVAAPCEEIVKDPAAAFKYTSRGNLVGVVTNGTAVLGLGDIGPLAGKPVMEGKAVLFKKFSGIDVFDIEINEKDPEKLVEIIAALEPTFGGINLEDIKAPDCFYVERKLRERMKIPVFHDDQHGTAITVGAAILNGLKVVGKDPSKVKLVTSGAGAAALACLGLLVKLGIPRENIWVTDLAGLVYEGRTELMDEDKIQFAQKTAQRTLAEAIEGADVFLGLSAGGVLKQDMVKKMAAKPLIFALANPNPEILPEDVKAVRDDAIMATGRTDYPNQVNNVLCFPYIFRGALDCGATTITQEMEIAAVYAIAELAQAEQSEVVAAAYAGEPLVFGPEYLIPKPFDPRLMIKIAPAVAQAAAESGVASRPIADMEAYRERLQSFVYASGTTMKPIYTAAKRGLKKRVAYSEGEEERVLRASQIVSDEGLARPTLIGRPAVIAERIEKFGLRLREGIDYDVVNVEQDSRYRDFWQTYHRMTERKGITVQVAKIEMRRRLSLIGTMLLHKGDVDGLICGTWGTNATHLPYVDQVIGKRPGVNTFACMNGLLLPNRQVFLVDTHVNYDPTAEQLAEITVMAAHEMKRFGIRPKVALLSHSNFGTSNEPSALKMRNTLALLQKNAPWLEVDGEMHGDIALDGDARAIQMPNGTLHGDANLLVLPNIDAANISYNLLKTAAGGNIAVGPVLLGAAKPVHILTPSATVRRIVNMTALTVADANASR; translated from the coding sequence ATGCCATTGCCCAATGCGGAAGAACGACGCGCTCAACTGCGCCGTGCAGCGCTCGAATATCACGAATTCCCCACTCCCGGAAAAATCTCCATTGCCCCCACCAAGCAGTTGGTGAACCAACACGATTTGGCGCTGGCCTATTCACCCGGCGTTGCCGCACCTTGCGAAGAAATTGTCAAAGACCCCGCGGCGGCGTTCAAGTACACCAGCCGCGGTAATTTGGTCGGCGTTGTGACCAATGGCACGGCTGTTTTGGGCTTGGGCGACATTGGCCCCTTGGCTGGCAAACCGGTCATGGAAGGCAAGGCCGTCCTGTTCAAAAAATTCTCTGGCATCGATGTGTTCGACATTGAGATCAATGAAAAAGACCCCGAAAAATTGGTCGAAATCATTGCCGCACTCGAGCCAACTTTTGGCGGCATCAACTTAGAAGACATCAAAGCGCCAGACTGTTTCTACGTCGAGCGCAAGTTGCGCGAACGCATGAAGATCCCAGTCTTTCACGACGATCAGCACGGCACGGCCATTACCGTGGGTGCAGCCATTTTGAATGGCTTGAAAGTGGTGGGCAAAGACCCCAGCAAGGTCAAGTTGGTCACTTCTGGCGCGGGTGCAGCGGCTTTGGCCTGCTTGGGTCTGCTGGTCAAACTGGGCATTCCTCGCGAAAACATTTGGGTCACTGACCTGGCGGGTTTGGTGTACGAAGGCCGAACCGAGCTGATGGACGAAGACAAAATTCAATTCGCCCAAAAAACAGCGCAGCGTACCTTGGCAGAAGCCATTGAGGGTGCCGATGTGTTCTTGGGATTGTCCGCCGGTGGCGTGCTCAAGCAAGACATGGTGAAGAAAATGGCAGCCAAGCCATTGATCTTTGCTTTGGCCAATCCCAATCCAGAAATTTTGCCGGAAGATGTCAAAGCCGTGCGCGACGATGCCATCATGGCAACAGGCCGCACCGACTATCCCAACCAGGTCAACAATGTCTTGTGCTTCCCCTATATTTTCAGGGGTGCCCTCGACTGCGGTGCAACCACCATCACCCAGGAGATGGAAATTGCCGCGGTGTACGCCATTGCTGAATTGGCGCAAGCCGAACAAAGTGAAGTGGTGGCGGCAGCGTATGCCGGTGAGCCTTTGGTCTTTGGCCCCGAGTACCTGATTCCCAAACCCTTTGATCCTCGCTTGATGATCAAGATTGCGCCTGCTGTGGCGCAGGCTGCCGCTGAAAGCGGCGTGGCTTCACGCCCCATTGCTGACATGGAAGCCTACCGCGAACGCCTGCAAAGTTTTGTGTATGCGTCGGGCACCACCATGAAGCCCATTTACACCGCGGCCAAGCGGGGTTTGAAAAAACGTGTGGCCTACAGCGAAGGTGAAGAAGAACGCGTCTTGCGCGCCTCTCAAATTGTCTCGGACGAAGGACTTGCGCGGCCCACCCTTATAGGTCGTCCTGCCGTCATTGCAGAGCGCATTGAGAAGTTTGGTCTGCGCTTGCGGGAAGGTATTGACTACGACGTGGTCAACGTTGAGCAAGACAGTCGTTACCGCGACTTTTGGCAAACCTACCACCGCATGACCGAGCGCAAAGGCATCACAGTTCAAGTGGCCAAGATTGAAATGCGCCGTCGCCTGTCTTTGATTGGCACCATGTTGTTGCACAAAGGCGATGTGGACGGTCTCATTTGCGGCACATGGGGCACCAATGCCACCCACTTGCCTTATGTGGACCAAGTGATTGGCAAGCGTCCTGGCGTCAACACCTTTGCTTGTATGAACGGCTTGCTGCTGCCCAATCGCCAAGTGTTCTTGGTTGACACCCATGTCAACTACGACCCCACAGCTGAGCAATTGGCCGAGATCACGGTCATGGCGGCGCATGAAATGAAGCGTTTTGGCATTCGTCCCAAAGTGGCCTTGCTGTCTCACTCCAACTTTGGCACCTCCAATGAACCCAGCGCATTGAAGATGCGTAACACCTTGGCGCTCTTGCAAAAGAATGCGCCATGGCTGGAAGTGGATGGCGAAATGCATGGCGACATCGCTTTGGACGGCGACGCACGTGCCATCCAGATGCCCAACGGTACTTTGCACGGCGATGCCAATTTGCTTGTTTTGCCCAACATCGATGCTGCCAACAT
- a CDS encoding SET domain-containing protein, with amino-acid sequence MVKKSNLSTKSTLKPAAKPSASTKAPTASGRRVQVRRSGVHGKGVFALQDIAEGETLFEYVGEVISWDEAQDRHPHDPSDPNHTFYFHVNEDKVIDALHGGNSSRWINHSCDPNCEADEENDRIFIKALRNIKAGEELNYDYGLIIDEPYTPKLKAEYPCWCGAPNCRKTLLAPKRRPATPKIPSQVKKIEKKIKKLKKELKAVKKKASASANA; translated from the coding sequence GTGGTCAAAAAATCGAACCTGTCGACAAAATCGACTTTAAAGCCCGCTGCCAAGCCAAGCGCTTCTACCAAAGCGCCAACTGCTTCAGGTCGCCGCGTGCAAGTTCGCCGTTCTGGCGTCCACGGCAAAGGGGTGTTTGCCCTGCAAGACATCGCTGAAGGCGAAACGCTGTTTGAATACGTGGGTGAGGTGATCAGCTGGGACGAAGCGCAAGACCGCCACCCCCATGACCCCTCTGACCCCAATCACACCTTCTATTTCCACGTGAACGAAGACAAGGTGATTGATGCATTGCATGGCGGCAACTCCTCCCGATGGATCAACCACAGCTGCGATCCCAATTGCGAAGCCGATGAGGAAAACGATCGCATCTTCATCAAAGCCCTGCGCAACATCAAGGCGGGCGAAGAACTCAATTACGACTACGGCTTGATCATTGACGAGCCTTACACGCCCAAACTCAAGGCCGAATACCCTTGCTGGTGTGGCGCCCCCAATTGCCGCAAAACATTGCTGGCCCCCAAGCGGAGGCCCGCCACCCCCAAGATTCCCAGTCAAGTCAAAAAGATTGAGAAAAAGATCAAGAAGCTCAAAAAAGAATTGAAAGCCGTCAAGAAGAAAGCCTCGGCATCAGCCAACGCTTGA
- the gap gene encoding type I glyceraldehyde-3-phosphate dehydrogenase — MAIKVGINGFGRIGRMVFRAAVQNFSDIEVVGINDLLEPDYLAYMLKYDSVHGRFKGDVSVEGNNLIVNGRKIRLTQERDPSALKWNEVGADIVIEATGLFLDKASAEKHLAAGAKKVLMSAPSKDDTPMFVFGVNDKTYAGQAIVSNASCTTNCLAPVAKVLNDKWGIKRGLMTTVHAATATQKTVDGPSNKDWRGGRGILENIIPSSTGAAKAVGVVIPELNKKLTGMSFRVPTSDVSVVDLTVELNKDATYAEICAEMKAQSQGALKGVLGYTEDKVVATDFRGEPCTSVFDADAGLALDSTFVKIVSWYDNEWGYSNKCLEMVRVISK, encoded by the coding sequence ATGGCGATCAAAGTAGGTATCAACGGTTTTGGCCGCATCGGCCGCATGGTGTTCCGCGCCGCCGTTCAAAATTTTTCTGACATCGAAGTGGTCGGCATCAACGACTTGCTCGAGCCCGACTATTTGGCTTACATGCTCAAGTACGACAGCGTGCACGGTCGCTTCAAAGGTGACGTGTCTGTGGAAGGCAACAACCTGATCGTTAACGGACGCAAAATCCGTTTAACACAAGAGCGCGATCCTTCTGCACTCAAGTGGAACGAAGTTGGCGCCGACATCGTGATTGAAGCCACTGGTTTGTTCTTGGACAAAGCCTCCGCAGAAAAACACTTGGCCGCTGGCGCTAAGAAAGTGTTGATGTCTGCACCTTCCAAAGACGACACCCCCATGTTCGTGTTTGGCGTGAACGACAAGACCTATGCAGGCCAAGCCATTGTGTCCAACGCTTCTTGCACAACCAACTGCTTGGCACCTGTGGCCAAAGTGTTGAACGACAAGTGGGGCATCAAGCGCGGTTTGATGACCACCGTGCATGCCGCCACAGCCACACAAAAAACAGTGGACGGCCCTAGCAACAAAGACTGGCGCGGCGGCCGCGGCATCTTGGAAAACATCATTCCTTCCAGCACGGGCGCTGCCAAAGCGGTTGGCGTGGTCATTCCCGAGTTGAACAAAAAACTCACCGGCATGTCTTTCCGTGTACCCACATCCGATGTGTCCGTGGTTGACTTGACCGTTGAGTTGAACAAAGACGCCACTTACGCAGAGATCTGCGCTGAGATGAAGGCCCAATCACAAGGCGCTTTGAAAGGTGTGCTCGGTTACACCGAAGACAAAGTGGTGGCCACCGACTTCCGCGGCGAGCCATGCACCAGTGTGTTTGATGCCGACGCAGGTTTGGCACTTGACAGCACCTTCGTAAAAATTGTCAGCTGGTATGACAACGAGTGGGGCTACTCCAACAAGTGCTTGGAAATGGTTCGCGTCATTTCTAAGTAA